The genomic interval AAGAAAGACACATGGTTTATTTCAAAATTGAAATTATCTGGATCAGAAATTCTTGCCTCTAGTTTAATATCATCCTCATTTTTCATTATTGTAAAGTCAGGTCTTAAATAATGATTTTCGAAATTCTGAACCATAACAAAGTAATAGTCATTGTATGCAATCCCAATACTTGCATGTGTATGATATTTGTTTAAGATATTATTCTTATGTCCGTCATTGCAGCAGAGTTTATCATTATACATCATAGAGTGTTGTAAATCACTAACTGCCTTGTATTGATCAATTATTGGGCAATAGAATTTTGTTTGATCGTAACATTGATCGGACACAGTATAGTAGTTTTGAGTACCATTTTCAAGAACATAACTTATTTGACCCACATTTTGTTGTACATAACCGGTTCCATTATAAAACGAATAAAGCATAAACGGCTTAAAACCATCCATGGTTATATGTGATATAGTCTTTGTTTTCAATAATTCGTTTGCATGAATTTGAGCAGCAGTATTATTACTCAAAAATAGTGATGGAAGATTATATTTTTTTCGATCATCATTGATTTGAGATAATGCAAAATTCTTTAAATCTTTAAGCGATTTTGGATGATCGTTATCATTATGAAATAGTATTGATTCTGATGCGTAAGTCAGAATTACACTATTGAAAGTTAAGGCAATAATCAAAAATGAACCAACTAATAACGGTTGGTATTTTCTTACCATGAACAATAAGACTCTCTCAAAATAATATTTTTATTTTTTGTGATAATCATGCAGTAAAATCTTTCTAACAAGTTTATATTATTGTCAAGAAATATGGCAATTACAGGTTCTCAGGGTCTTTTTCACATGGTTTCGCTTGTTAACCTTTGTATCGTTTGTGATCTTCTATAATCAAAGATTTTTTGAAGATTGCGTCTGACGAGGCCTTCCATCATTTTCCCGCCGAAATAATTTGGTAATTCAAATTCCACATTGTCAATGACAAGGGTCAAGTCACTCTTGACTTCTTCGAAAGTATGAATGTGTCTCCATTTCTTAAATGGGCCATTTATCATTTCGTCAACATATTGATGTAATCCCGAAATGGTTATTTTCGATGTCCACTTTCTATCTAATAGGATCATTTTTCCAGATAAGGTAACCAAGAGACCATCCCTAAAGTGCGATGAAGGACAATGAATTATTTTTAAACCAATACTAGGAGGAGTAATCAACTCTAAATGTTTGATCTGGGTATAAAAATCCCATACGTTTGCAATTGATGTACCAACAGTGAATGAATTTTCAAACTTCAAATTCTAAAGCAGATTTATTATCATCATTTTCTAATATAAGATATTCATTTCCTTCATTATCTTGGAATGTCGTATGTAATCCCATGGTTGATTTCTTTTGGTTGTGCGAGATGACAACGCCTTTAATTCGCATTTGTTCCAAGGTCTTCTCAAGATTTTCCGTTCTAAATATAACTATCGGTAACGGCTTAGATTCACGAATTGTAATCAAAGACCTGGGAAAAAGAATTAGCGTTGGAACAGTCGAATTGGGTGGAGCGAGCTGAATTAAACGGGTTTTAGAATCCAATCTAGTATCCTTAACAAGCTTGAACCCTAATTTTTCAACCCAAAATTCTAATGATTCCTGTTGATTATTTACAAAAATCATTATTGAAGAAATACTAGTAATCATATAGACGATTTAGTTTTATTCCATTTAGATCCATTCGTCATTAATTATGTGATATATTTTTTTTCGTATATCGTCTAAATTGGTTTTTTCAACAATTAATCCCTGTTCTTTTAACTCCTCTAAGCCCGTTTGAACTGTTCTTCTCGGCAAATTTGTAATACTAATTAATTCACTTTGCTCCAAAGAATTTCTGGTTTTTATGATATAATAAATAAACTTGGTCGCAGGGCTTCCTTTCGCAATCTTCTTCATGCTTGATATTCCATAACTGGATCTAGAAAGAAACCCTTTTCTTTGTGACTCGATTGACATGATGTTTTCAAAATTTATTTCACCCAAGTTTACTCTTTGTCCGAATTCTGCTATTAGAGCCGATTGTTGGATCTCCAATGGAGTTTCGAAAATGATCCGATTGGGTGAAATTTTAGAGGTCACAGAGCCAACTACATTCCACTTGATATTTCCTTTTTCATCATAAATACTTACGGCATATCCCAAATTACCTTCTAACAGAATTTTCTCTGCACCAACAGTAAGTGCTTCGTTAATTTTTGCAATTGTCTGATCAAAAGAGAGCTGTCGTCTGGGATCTTTTTTGCCTATTTTCCAAAGGGGTGTAAGATTTTTTGAATTTAACTTATCATATATCTCTTTTTTCTTTTCAATGGATAATTCTATATTATTTTCGCCGATCTCCATAATATCGAACCCCAATCGGTGTACATCTTCAATATATGTATCAAAAGATTTTTCCAACAAGGCATATTCTGTGAGAGTGCTACCAACAGATACCAAGATGTCGTGATCGTGATAAAAGGATATTCGCTTTGCTAATTGATCATCAGAGATCATCAATGGCAAAGCCCCATAAATCTTGACCATATCAATAATTGGGGAAATTACTTTGAAATTTTCATTATCAAATCCATGAAATTTATCTATTACATATGAAATCCCTTCAGCACGCGGTTTTTGCCAGTCAATCCTCTTGATTGACAAATGGTCGAGCATAACTTACAATGAAACTACCTATATATTGAATATTCCATCTATCTGGAAGGAAACTGTCCTCAATATTCCGTGCTAATGAATTTGTCGCCACCAAAAGTCGGATTACGTGATCAGGTTATGATGCCTTAAACGTGATTAGTAAATAGGACGAGTTTGTTTCTCAATCCTTTAACAGTTGTTTCTAAATTACTTCGATAGAGTCTTCAGAAAATCCCTTTGACAATAGAAATTCCGTGACCTTTGAGCGATGGTCACCTTGTAATACAATCATTCCATTTTTTGCTGTTCCACCAGTTCCAATTGATTTTTTTAACTCATGAGCAATAGACTCCATCTGACCCTGGTCAGAAAATCCCTTGATGTTTGTTACTCTTTTGCCTCTTTTAATTACATAGAGCTGAACTGTAATCTTTAATTCATCTTCATCGAGTCTTTTTAGTAAGTCGCCAAATGAATTATCATCTTCTAAGGGAAAAGATTCAATCTTATTTTTTTTTGAACCTGTTGGTTTCTCTTTCTTTATCTCGGATATAATTTTGCTACCTAACCATGATATTTAATTTTTGTTATTCTTTTAGGACTTGTAATCTTTTTTTTTGTGGATTTCTCAAAAATGGTCGCCATAAACACCTAGTATGAAAATTTAGAGATTAAAAGTTATTTGAGAGAAAGCTTTACAATAAATCAGCAGCATTTACTTAAACTAGCTTTTCATCAATAATTGTTTATTATTTCACTATATACAAACAAAAACCATAGTAAATAAGAAATTTTAAGTTTGTATGGCTATTACAAGATAACTTCCTTTGTTAAAGCTGATTAAATTTGCAATTTTTGCTTTAAATCCATACTTCTCATTCCTTGATTTCAGGATGTCGTTTTTTTCTAAAGAATCAACTATATGAGCCCTTCCTGAAACCCACTTTCCTTTAAGTGTCCCCTTATAGTCACAAGGAGCGATTTTAACTTCACTGTTATTCTTGATCCGTTTTACCTTACCTGTTTTTTCTTTGGTTACTACATAGATAGTATTATTTTTTTGAACAAACCAAACTGGAGTCTTTACACTCTGTTTATCCTTTCGATAAGTTTCAAGATTTATATAAGATGTATTTTCGAAGGGCGAATTTTCTGCAGTCACATAAATAATAGATGATTACAAGTTATAAACAATTGCTGAACTTGAGAAGGACTTCATATTATGGACAATAACTAATGTTAAGGGATCTTTGATATCGATAGTTTAAAAATACACCATACATATGAACCAAGATGTTTGTGTAGATAGGGAAAAAAAGATTATCTCATCATTAGAATTGAGGGTAACATGTAGGCAAACAGATTGGGAGACAAGAATTAACAGGTTAGGCAGACTTTGAGTCTACTATGAAGTTAATTATTATCAGGTAAATCGTCTTAAAAGAGATGTTAAAGATGGTAATAGAGATAGCTTGGCTTCAGAGACAATTTTAGCATTGTAGGTATTATTCCTCTTAAATCGGGATATGACGCAAACAATTTAGCTATTTTAACTTCAAACTTGGCCATGTATAATGTAATCCAGGTATATGAACACAAATTAAGTTATGAAAATATAGTTCCTGGTGAGACGGCACACAAAGACTTGACGAATAAGTTGACGTTTCCATGGCCAATGAGATAATTCTTACAGCAAGAGCAATAAAGGTTCAAGGCACTTTACGTGGACAATCAAGTCGAGTTTTTCGTAATACACAAATTTAGTGGCATTAGTTCAAAATAAATATTCATAGATTTTACTAATGATAATGCTGAAACTCAGTAAATGAATTTATTTGATATTTGACCAAAATCAAAGATTACGCTGTGGTATCAACATATATACTTATTTTCATTGAAATTAATATAGATTCATGCCGTCGTTTAATTTTTTTAAAAGAAAGGGCAAAGACGTTTCAAAATTAAATCAGAAACAAAATGATATTCAAGCAGATAAACCAGTTCCGTCATCACAAAATCTAGGAGACAGATTGACAATTGAAGAAGCAAAAAACTTGTTAAACAGGATAGAGAATGGATTAACTCGGAGTCTTTTGATGGGATTGGAAAAAACCTTTCAAGAAACAAATCTAATTTTTCAACACATCAATGCCACCGCAGAGGACCTAGAAAATGAGGAAATAGAGGTTGAAGAAGAAAAACTTGCACCGCTTGTCAAAAATACTAAAAATACTATCGTAAGGGCATTGAAGAGAGAGTCTTCAAATATTTTAACCATTCCTAAAACTTTTGACGAGTTTGTAAAATTTAAAGAATCACTTGACGCTTCCATTAACAGGTTTGGTGAAGTTACTAGCTCCCATAGTCGTATCGTAAATACATTCATGAAAAAGCATGCAAATAGTTTGAGGGGAGATTTAAAAAAAATAAGCGACATTTCAGAAAAATTGAGCGACGAATTTGAGGAGTTATCCATGGAAAAAAAGATCGTAGAAGAATGTAGGTCTAACTTCTCAGTTTTAGAGGCAAATATGGATGAGAGGGAGAAATCTGCAAAGGCACTAGAAAAAATCGACAATGAATGTACAAAAATGGAAGAAGAAATCAAGAGAAAGGAAAATGAAATAAATAATCTAAAAGGATCATCAGACTATTCAAAAGCTCTAAAATACTTGCAAGAAAAAGAACAGATCGATAAAGAGAAAAAATTTTTAATAGAAAAATTGAATCGAATTTCAAGTCACTTATCCAAAGCAGCAAACAAATATTCCTACGGTCTAACCAAAACAACAATTGAAAAGATTGATACCATTGTGAATAAACCCTCAGAAATAGCATGTAAGCCGGATATATCAGATTATTTGAATCTAGTGAGGGAAATGAAAGAATCTGTGATGTCAAACAAAATCATCCTAAAAGATTCAAACAAGACTATTCAATATTTTGATATGCTTACTAGTGAGTTACCAAGTTTTAAAAGCGAAATTCTTAAACTTGATTTGAAGATAGACAAGTTAAAGGATAAGGATAAGGTTACCATTCTAGATAAACTAGGTCAAAATCAAGAAGAAAAGAAGCAAGAAGTGGAACACTGTATGGCAGAAAATCAAAGAAAGGAAGAGATTTTGAAAAATAATTTGAAGATCAAAGAACAAATAAAGACTACGTTGAGTAATATTGAAGAGCAGTTACATAGGTTATCTACAAAGAAATACAAGATAATTGTAAATATCGACGAGTAAAGCGTGTAGTTTGCTAATAGTTCATCAAAAGGAAACAATTCCTTACCTTACCTTAGAATATACTAAGACAGAAAGAATGAAATTTTACCAAGACTCAAGTAATCTAATCTAAAATAAATATTTACTAGGAGAACTTTTCAATTATGGATTCATGTTGAGGGTAAAGAGCCAGCAACTCAGATTTCTTACCCATTTCAAAATCCGCAAAATCAAATCCGGGTGAGACAGTACAACCCACCAACGAAAATGATTCTTTGTCGTCTACCTCAGCGCAAAACCATGAATTTTCTCTTACTATATAGTGAAGGCAGCATTTGTCATCCTCAAGGTTATTCCCCAATTTTACTATTGTAGGAAGCTGTTCATCACTTAAGATATAAATAATCATGGGACTTCCAAGATAGAAATGCCAAATTTCATCATTTCTAACTCTATGAATAGGAGAGAATTGACTTTTATTTAACAAATAATATATTAGTGTAGAAGCAGGACGTAAATTTCTTTCTGGATGTTCCTTTCTTTTTGCCGAGTACAAGTCTTCATTATTGTGTATGGGTAATTTATCGTATGAGACGAAAACGGTAGATCGATACGTTTCTTTAAAATTCCCACCTTCATATGGATGTGTTTGCAAATTCAATTTCTTTATTAAGAATTCAGCGTCGATCAACATGTACCAAATAATTCGATTATATTAAAATTATTCCTGAGAAGTCATATCTCCCTTCGTGATGAGGACAAAGGGATTATAGCAAGATAGCGAATATAGATTACCATCTTACATTTTCGTTGACGATCTAAATCAAGGTTCATTTTTCCCTAGAGCTTTGACCCTAAAAATGGAAAGTTCTTTAGAAATTTTTCTACGTTACATAAGATATCGTTAAACCCATACTTATCAAATATTTCAGTTAAGCTAAGATTTCGTATTAAAATAACTATATAGCCTCTCATCATTGCACGCTTCGATTAGTTTTGATGGGCCGTTTAGCCTCATTACTCTAATTACTTTTTAGATGTTAGGTAGACTTCCAATCGTGTTATTATTAAAAAAATACTATAGCTATTCTTGAATTTTAGAAATAATTATATCATGTACACCTTGTGGTATCGATAATTCTAACAAGGTCTTGTTGTCTTCATTTCTCGCACTTACGGTTTCAACTGGCAATCCGTCAATAGATATAGCAACTGGTTCTTCTTGAATGGGCATTAATTGTAGAGACAATGATCCAGGATATGGGTAGATATTGTTGATCGTAAAGCTAAATTGGTTGCCACTAGCATTGTAATTTAAATAATCAATCTGAATTAAACTAGAGAACTTGTATCCTAATACTTTAGATGAGGAAATACTTACTATTTGAAAGTCATTTATTTTCATATCGTCGATATCCCCACCAACGCAACTATAAAAGTACACATTGTTCTCTATTGCGGTATCTGGAACAAAAGTAAATTTAAGGGTTTGGTATGGTTTCAAGGTTGGAATTACCGACTTTACAGAATCGATTTGAGTGCTATTTCTGTCATTAACGATTGCAAAGAGAGTGATATTGTTTAATTGAATGGGGCTAGTATTTGTTATGTTCCCGTATAATTCCTTGTGATTACCTTGAGGGATAACAGGATACTCTAATGTGAATGTATTAAGTTTGGTGTTAGGTATACTTGCATTTCTGCTTTCAAAAATAAATGGTTCTGAATTTACCGCATCAGGAAATATTGTAGAATTGATTTTAAATTTGAATGGAAATGGTTCATTATCTTTCGATAATATTGAGTTATATGGTTCCTCAGTAATGATTTCGTTACTGTTTGTGATATTATTATGAGTCTTTACTCCGACCAAAACAGATTGAGGAAAATCTTGGTAGTCAGATTTTGCAACGGAACCGACAATAATTGTATTATTGTCACTATCAAAATAAGAGGAATAATTCTTTACGAAAGCTCTAGGATTTTCAGATGAAATAATTTCTGGTTCATTTGTAAAACTAAAGATTTCTGATGGGTAAAATAAAATTAGTAAGATTGCAAGGAAACTGACAACGTATAAAACATGAAGAGAATGATTGTAGGTTTTTGACAATCATAAGACTAGTACTGAAATCAAAATATAAGTCTTATTATGAGTGAAAAGGTAATAGTACCAAACAAAGAATTTGACAAGTTTATTTCTAAAAAATTCCTACAAAAACCTACGAATTAAACTATATCCATTTAGTCATTATCAGATAAGACTACCTAGAAACAGTTTATCTAGTTATTTGTTTTCATAGATAAAAGTGAATAATAATAGTTACAAGAAGTTCACCAAAATTTTGGTCCCAATAGATGGGTCAGCGGGTTCCATGAAAGCCGCGGAGTATGGTGCAGATATTGCTCAAATCTATGGAGGCGAAATAGTGGCTTTGCACGTTTTATATTCTCAAAGTGGGTTTGCATTTCACACCGAGACCGTTACAGGAACCATAACCACTAGTTCCTTAGATGATTTAAACACCGAAGCAAAACACGAAGCGGAAAAATGGTTTAATCAAGTTAACGAAATAGCAGAAAGAAGCAAAATAAAGGTTAAAACCGAAGTAGTTCTTACTGTAATTTCAATTGTAGAAGCTATTTTATCATATGCAGAAAAGGAAAGAATAGATCTGATTGTTGTTGGTTCTAAAGGAAGATCGGGCTGGAAAAAATTGATTCTTGGAAGCGTTGCATCAGGGATCTCAACTTATGCTCATTGCCCTGTGTTGATAATAAAATAATCCCATGGAAAAGAACTAAAAGGATGTTAAGGAGAATGTAATAATAATATGAAGTAACCATTGTTGTCATTTCCCACACAATGTCAAATATAGATCTCATCTAGGACAATATCATACTCGATGCGATTACCATAGAAATCATTGTTGTAGTGAGAAGTCCAAACATCAGGTATGGTATAATTCTAACTAACACCATCCCCTTGTGCATATTTGATTTTGGATTGAATAACCTTGTGCGTGTTCCATGTAATATATGAAAATATACGATGAGAGATAAGGGTCCGAATATCAAGATGAGGATACTTTTTGTTGTAACAGCAAGAGTTTGAATATTGAAATTAAATAACAATCCAAATAGGATCAGACCACTAACAATAGAAATAGTAGATGCAAGGATTATTAACTTGCGTATTTTTGGCAGCACAATAGCCAAACTTCCTGTTCTATTGGCAGGTCTAATTACAAAGATTACGACAAATGTAGCACTCCACCATAAAAGAGAGAAGATCATATGGATACCTTGGATTAGTGCGATAAATTCGCTAATCAAGATGAGACACGATAATTACCCCTAATCAAATTTCTAAATGTTTCTAATATCTATTTTGGTTCATTTCAGTTTTACCCTCAGAAAATAAATTATTTTTCAAATTATCATTTAGCCTAAATATTTGAGACGGAGATAGTTGCGCAATCCTGACAGAAGAGATATCGGAAATAGCAGATTTATCTAGATTGCCCTTGTAAAGTTTATTAAAATAATTCAAAACAGATGAGACCGTCTTTTTTCTGAATGATAGTAAAAATTGTACATCATTTATGGCTTGCAGAGACAGAGGAGAAGCTTTTGGACATAATTCAACCAAAATGGAATCAACCTTAGGTTTTGGAGAAAACGATGAGGGAGGAACTTTGAGTAATTTGGTAATCGAAAACCGATATTGGGACAAAATAGAGATGGCCCTGTAGTTCTTATCTCCTGGTTTAGCTATTAGTTTTTCAACAAATTCTCTTTGGAGCAAGATAATTCCGCGTTCAAATCGCTTTTGACATAACCATGATAATGCCCTGCGACTTTCATAATAAGGTAAACTAGAAAAGAAAACATCAAATAGTATGTTCGATTTTTCATTTAGACCATCGAGGTTAGATAGGTCTAGATTGTCAAATATCAAATGTTCTTTAGATTGTTCATATATCTTTGAATCCAGTTCGAATGAATGTACGAATTTAGAGATTTTACAGAGTCTCTTAGTCAAAATTCCATTTCCAGTTCCCACCTCATATACTATATCTTCTTTGCCAATTCCAGAAAGTTCCACTATTTTATCCACTATTTTTGTATCGATAAGAAAATTCTGACCCAAGTTTGATTTGTTCTTCATTTGAAAATTAAAATTTTTTTTATACAAGAGTTATGCTATAGTCAGCATCATTTAGGAAATGTTATTTTCTGACAAAAATGTTCATTCTAGTTTCTCCTGAAATCTCATCATAAATTCTTTTTGCTATTAACTTTGATGCATCCCGCAGTCCGGTCCTTTCTTGTAGATCCAAAAAAGACTCAAATTTACGTTTATCTCGTTCGTCTAAAATAGATTTCATATAAGTTTTCCCTATTCCGGGGATAAGTTCCAAAGAATGAACCCGTGGCGTCATGGGTTGAGAAGAATTAAAGTAGTCTATAAATCGCTTTTCATTAACATTTACAATTTTTTCAATCACTGTTGGCAATTCATTTTTAGCTGATTGAGATATGTGAGTATAGTCTAACCTTCCCAGTACGCTCACAATTTTTTCCCTTCCATCTTTGCCAATATATACGCGCTCACCAATGCTAAATTTCTCATTATTGATCCCTAGCAATTCTAATAAGGTCAAATGTTCCTCCCCAATCGCATGAATAATTACCCCCTCTCTCATTCTAACAATAGAAGATTTCCCATTTTGGATGTAATCTAAGATATAGGCGTATTCTTCGAATTTACGAGGAGCAAAATTATCTCCTTGTCTGCTGTAATTATTATCTCTATTTGAATTAAACCTTGACAAGATACGTTTTACCTTTACTATTATACTTAGAAACGACTTTTTATTTAACTTTCAACATCAGAAGCAGATTTTACTACATCTGTTTCTTCCTTGCTTTTTGAGAGTAAGATGGCTTTTATCTTTTCTAACTTTTCTGTTACTATTAGCTTTTTCCAACCGAAAGTAAATGCTCTCAACTCCTCAATCGACCTTGGCATAACGTTCACCAATTCTACAGATTCTTCAATGGTCAAATCACCTTCAGAAGCAAGTTCGCCGACCATTTCTTTAGCGTGTTCATATTCAACTTTAGAAAATTTCTTTGAATAATCATAGGTCCATCGTTGAATCTGATCCATTTCATCCACTGGTATTGTTTCTAGAATCTTTTTTACTTCTGATAAAGTGACAATCTCTCTTTTAAGTACTTCCGGCAAATCCAACACACACTTTACATTTAACCTGTAATTGGTCGAATGTGATTTAGCTTTGTTTGCAAGTATTTTGGCTTGCTGCCAAACTTAACCATAACCCTTAGTGTACGTCTTCCGACCTCTTCTATAATTCCCACTTTACCTTGGAAACGCCTATGTGGCATTGTATTATGTTCACTTGGATCGATATCTACAACTACTTTATCTCCTGGTTTGTATTCGATTAACAAATAAGATATACCGGTAATTTTATTAGATTTTGTTAGTACCGACCTAGATTTTCTCCTAGTTCCGTGAGATGAAGGCATGGTTCTCATTTGTTGATGCCCTAATAAATATTATTTACAATAAATATTCTCTAGGACTAAATTTTTTGAGGATCGGTAATCCCTGATTCGTCTATGGAAAATACTATTTCACTTTCAGGATGGTTGGGCGAATCCACCATTCTGGCAATCCTATTCCTGTTAGATTTTCTAAGAAAAATCCTATAGGTGCTTGAATGAGCAAAGATATTTCCACCAGCTGCTTTGAATGAAGTATTTCCGAATCCTGTTTCTGGAGAAGATTGTACTTGATTGGCAAGTAAAACAGCAATCTGATGTGTTTGAGCTATCCTCATTATTGAATGTACAAGTTTATTCATTCTCTGTTGCCTTAATGAAAGCGCTGATAATCCAAGGTATTCTGAACGATACAGAGAAATAGCAGAATCCAATATTAGCAATTTTATATTTTGTGCTTCAATTATGCGTCTAGATTCGGACAAGATAAGTTCCTGATGAGAGGAGCTATATGCTCTTGCAACAATGATATTATCAAGTGTTTGGCTTGGGTTTTGACGTCTGGCCCTGCTTATTGTTTCGATTCTCTCGGGTCTAAAAGTGTTCTCAGTATCAATATATAGAGCTCCACCATCAAGGCCTCCTTGATTACGATTCAGCTGAACAATAACGCTTGCAGTATGACACAGTTGTGTTTTCCCTGAACCAAATTCTCCATAAACTTCTGTAATAGCGCCAGTTTCTAACCCCCCACCAAGGAGTTTATCAAAATTCTTGGACCCTGTCGAAATCCTACCGATTTTTTTTCTCTTGTCATATATCGTAGTTGCGGGGGTAAACCGCTTTTCCATTATTCCTACATCCTCAAGGTATGCTATAGCTTGATTATATATGAAATTGCAATCATCCATGCTTATTCCTGACTTTGCAGATAATTCAAACGGCCCTTCTATCACAATATCTTTAAGAGATAATAACCCCGTTTTTTTTAGCTGAGAAAGTAGCTCAGTAGGTAAATCACTCAATAGATCAATAGAAAGAGATTCTTTCTTAGATTTATGATCAAATGACGAATTATCAGGGTCAGAACCATGATTCAAAGTATAGAATAGTTTTACCTAAACCAATATTTCAATAATACTAAGCAAATAGATTGAACATTATAGTGGATAAATATGCGTAAACTTATTCTCGCAGAATATGATTTATGTGCAATCAATCAAGCTAGTGAAAATACATTAATGCTTTTTTTTCAAATAATGTTTTCCTAGAAATAAACTATATTAGATTAGTGAGTAACAAAGAGGTCTAGACGTGATAGTTGACCTAAACCTCAAGGATCGAAATGTACTTGTTATTGGTGCGGGTAGGGAAGGCGCCAAGAGAATAGAGAATCTTTGTAAACAGGGTTGTCAAATCATAGTCTTAAGCGATGTTGTAAATGATTCACTTTACGAAATAGAATGTGTTGAAAGATATCCAATCATAATAATCAGAAGAAGGATCAAAGACATGGATTTTTTAGACAAATTCAATGATATTTTTCTCATTCTTGCAGCTACTAATAATCAATCTCTCAACAAGACAATAGTAAAAGAAGCTAAGAAAAGAAATATTCTCTCTTACAGCATTGATGGCTCATCATCTGGCGATCTTTTTTTCACCTCAACGATAAGCTTTGATAATGTTGTTCACATAGCAGTTTCCACATCAGGAAAAAGCCCGTTGATGAGCAAAATGATAAGAGATAAGATTGAAAATAATATAAAAAATATAATAGGGCAACAAGATATCGATAATATAAGAATTCAAGAATTTGCCAGAGAACAGGTCAAAAAGTACATAAAGGATCAGCATGAAAGACGAAACTTTTTGTATTGCTTAGTTTATGATAAGGAGATTCAAGAATTAATATCCAAAAAAAACATTGATAAGGTCAAAGAAAGAATCATTAAAGCATTAGACAAATGGGAGGGCAACAAGATCAGATGACGCTGTATTTGGGAGCACAATCATCACAATTTGTCAATTTAAGAGTAACTTTCAAGAACTCCCCAATTCATATTTTAGAAAAATTTGCATTTAAGGATATTTTTAGTGCTCATCAGCATTTGTTAAATTCATCTGAATTGCAGGAGTGTATAATCTTGCAGACATG from Candidatus Nitrosocosmicus hydrocola carries:
- a CDS encoding universal stress protein, which codes for MNNNSYKKFTKILVPIDGSAGSMKAAEYGADIAQIYGGEIVALHVLYSQSGFAFHTETVTGTITTSSLDDLNTEAKHEAEKWFNQVNEIAERSKIKVKTEVVLTVISIVEAILSYAEKERIDLIVVGSKGRSGWKKLILGSVASGISTYAHCPVLIIK
- a CDS encoding PPOX class F420-dependent oxidoreductase, giving the protein MTAENSPFENTSYINLETYRKDKQSVKTPVWFVQKNNTIYVVTKEKTGKVKRIKNNSEVKIAPCDYKGTLKGKWVSGRAHIVDSLEKNDILKSRNEKYGFKAKIANLISFNKGSYLVIAIQT
- a CDS encoding VOC family protein → MITSISSIMIFVNNQQESLEFWVEKLGFKLVKDTRLDSKTRLIQLAPPNSTVPTLILFPRSLITIRESKPLPIVIFRTENLEKTLEQMRIKGVVISHNQKKSTMGLHTTFQDNEGNEYLILENDDNKSALEFEV
- a CDS encoding translation initiation factor, with the translated sequence MSWLGSKIISEIKKEKPTGSKKNKIESFPLEDDNSFGDLLKRLDEDELKITVQLYVIKRGKRVTNIKGFSDQGQMESIAHELKKSIGTGGTAKNGMIVLQGDHRSKVTEFLLSKGFSEDSIEVI
- a CDS encoding SRPBCC family protein yields the protein MKFENSFTVGTSIANVWDFYTQIKHLELITPPSIGLKIIHCPSSHFRDGLLVTLSGKMILLDRKWTSKITISGLHQYVDEMINGPFKKWRHIHTFEEVKSDLTLVIDNVEFELPNYFGGKMMEGLVRRNLQKIFDYRRSQTIQRLTSETM
- a CDS encoding ribosomal RNA small subunit methyltransferase A, with the translated sequence MKNKSNLGQNFLIDTKIVDKIVELSGIGKEDIVYEVGTGNGILTKRLCKISKFVHSFELDSKIYEQSKEHLIFDNLDLSNLDGLNEKSNILFDVFFSSLPYYESRRALSWLCQKRFERGIILLQREFVEKLIAKPGDKNYRAISILSQYRFSITKLLKVPPSSFSPKPKVDSILVELCPKASPLSLQAINDVQFLLSFRKKTVSSVLNYFNKLYKGNLDKSAISDISSVRIAQLSPSQIFRLNDNLKNNLFSEGKTEMNQNRY
- a CDS encoding CAP domain-containing protein — translated: MVRKYQPLLVGSFLIIALTFNSVILTYASESILFHNDNDHPKSLKDLKNFALSQINDDRKKYNLPSLFLSNNTAAQIHANELLKTKTISHITMDGFKPFMLYSFYNGTGYVQQNVGQISYVLENGTQNYYTVSDQCYDQTKFYCPIIDQYKAVSDLQHSMMYNDKLCCNDGHKNNILNKYHTHASIGIAYNDYYFVMVQNFENHYLRPDFTIMKNEDDIKLEARISDPDNFNFEINHVSFFLDEFPTKLNYEKNRDKNSYDFGDLKLMVSKPLPSDLEYVQEIKDDTYRIIEANKWELNDDDINLEFKIPDALNVKDKILTMVVYAQTVDIDGNVKDEISGDYVPLTSYTFFNS
- a CDS encoding cupin domain-containing protein, whose protein sequence is MLIDAEFLIKKLNLQTHPYEGGNFKETYRSTVFVSYDKLPIHNNEDLYSAKRKEHPERNLRPASTLIYYLLNKSQFSPIHRVRNDEIWHFYLGSPMIIYILSDEQLPTIVKLGNNLEDDKCCLHYIVRENSWFCAEVDDKESFSLVGCTVSPGFDFADFEMGKKSELLALYPQHESIIEKFS
- a CDS encoding phosphosulfolactate synthase; its protein translation is MSIKRIDWQKPRAEGISYVIDKFHGFDNENFKVISPIIDMVKIYGALPLMISDDQLAKRISFYHDHDILVSVGSTLTEYALLEKSFDTYIEDVHRLGFDIMEIGENNIELSIEKKKEIYDKLNSKNLTPLWKIGKKDPRRQLSFDQTIAKINEALTVGAEKILLEGNLGYAVSIYDEKGNIKWNVVGSVTSKISPNRIIFETPLEIQQSALIAEFGQRVNLGEINFENIMSIESQRKGFLSRSSYGISSMKKIAKGSPATKFIYYIIKTRNSLEQSELISITNLPRRTVQTGLEELKEQGLIVEKTNLDDIRKKIYHIINDEWI